The following proteins are encoded in a genomic region of Clostridium kluyveri:
- a CDS encoding amino acid ABC transporter ATP-binding protein, with protein MIKVKNLYKKFNELTVLKGINLEIKKGEVIAIIGPSGTGKSTLLRCINYLEIPDKGTIEIEKLKIDFEKITKKQIHELRKHTSMVFQSYNLFNNKTALENIMEHLTIVKKINKIEAEKIAMDILRQVGLVDKRDYYPSKLSGGQQQRVGIGRAMAVNPDIMLFDEPTSALDPELVGEVLDVIKKLAEKDTTMIIVTHEMRFAKEAADRVMFMDSGSIVEEGTPEEVFDNPKNPRTIKFLEQVQFN; from the coding sequence ATGATAAAAGTTAAAAATCTATACAAGAAGTTTAATGAGCTTACAGTTTTAAAGGGTATTAACCTAGAGATAAAAAAGGGGGAGGTTATTGCAATAATAGGCCCCTCTGGTACAGGTAAATCGACTTTGTTAAGATGCATAAATTATTTGGAAATTCCAGACAAGGGTACCATAGAAATAGAAAAATTAAAAATAGATTTTGAAAAAATAACTAAAAAGCAAATACATGAATTGAGGAAGCATACATCTATGGTATTTCAAAGTTATAATCTTTTTAACAATAAAACTGCATTAGAAAATATTATGGAACATTTAACTATAGTAAAAAAAATAAATAAAATTGAAGCAGAGAAAATAGCAATGGATATATTAAGACAGGTTGGACTGGTTGATAAAAGAGATTATTATCCATCAAAGTTATCAGGCGGCCAGCAGCAAAGAGTGGGCATAGGCAGGGCCATGGCTGTGAATCCAGATATAATGTTATTTGATGAACCTACATCTGCCTTAGATCCTGAGTTGGTTGGAGAAGTGCTGGATGTCATAAAAAAACTTGCTGAAAAAGATACCACAATGATTATTGTAACCCACGAAATGAGATTTGCTAAAGAGGCAGCAGATAGAGTCATGTTTATGGATAGTGGAAGTATAGTAGAAGAAGGAACTCCAGAGGAGGTGTTTGATAATCCTAAGAATCCAAGAACTATAAAATTTTTGGAACAAGTTCAATTTAACTAA
- a CDS encoding amino acid ABC transporter substrate-binding protein, protein MKKIGLLISILLIFAVTLTGCGTSKGDNKSTTNVANDTDLLSKIKKDGIIRIGTEGTYSPFTFHDKNGKLTGFDVEIAEEVAKRLGVKAKFVETKWDGIFAGLDAKRFDIIVNEVGIKPDRQEKYDFSTPYIVTKGVLIVAEDNEDIKKFEDLKGKKSAQTLTSNYAELAKSYNAEVVQDDGFNQSIDLILSKRADATINDNISFLDLKKQKPDIAVKIVDEQPDAASNGIMFRKGNKELVDAVNKALADMKSDGTFLKISNKWFNFDVSK, encoded by the coding sequence ATGAAAAAAATTGGTCTATTAATTAGTATTTTATTAATATTTGCTGTAACTCTTACAGGGTGTGGAACTAGTAAAGGTGATAATAAATCTACAACTAATGTAGCCAATGATACTGATTTACTGTCCAAGATAAAAAAAGATGGAATAATACGAATTGGTACTGAAGGAACCTATTCACCATTTACATTTCACGATAAAAATGGAAAGTTAACTGGTTTTGATGTGGAAATAGCAGAGGAAGTGGCTAAACGTTTAGGTGTAAAAGCTAAATTTGTTGAAACAAAATGGGATGGAATATTTGCTGGATTAGATGCTAAAAGGTTTGATATTATAGTTAATGAGGTTGGAATAAAGCCAGATCGTCAGGAAAAATATGATTTTTCAACTCCATATATAGTTACAAAGGGAGTGCTTATAGTTGCTGAGGACAATGAAGATATTAAAAAGTTTGAAGATTTAAAAGGCAAAAAATCCGCACAAACATTAACTAGTAATTATGCTGAACTTGCTAAATCTTATAATGCGGAAGTTGTACAAGATGACGGATTCAATCAATCCATTGACTTAATACTTTCCAAACGTGCAGATGCAACTATTAATGATAATATATCCTTTTTAGATTTAAAAAAGCAAAAGCCAGATATAGCAGTAAAGATAGTTGATGAACAGCCAGATGCAGCTTCCAATGGAATTATGTTTAGAAAAGGAAATAAGGAATTGGTAGATGCCGTAAACAAGGCATTAGCTGATATGAAGTCAGATGGTACTTTTTTAAAAATATCCAATAAATGGTTTAATTTCGATGTATCCAAATAG